The Pelodiscus sinensis isolate JC-2024 chromosome 30, ASM4963464v1, whole genome shotgun sequence genome has a window encoding:
- the LOC102458135 gene encoding olfactory receptor 5V1-like produces the protein MHLDQQNETSVTEFLLLGFGTLPDLQTLLFLLFLVIYVATMSGNILIVLLVVADPHLHTPMYFFLGKLSCLEICYSSTILPQLLVGLLTGDRAISFSGCLTQLYFFGSLVATECLLLSAMSYDRYVAICHPLHYTTRMRGRAWLQLAGGSWLGGFLGNAITTLSVSQLSFCDHNTIDHFFCDLIPLVKLSCDDPQLMETVASMLCLIFPLVPFLLTVTSYICIITTILRIPSTRGRQKVFSTCSSHLIVVTIYYGTLLIVYMFPTTDLLGNFKKVLSVAYTVLTPLANPLLYSLRNKEVKEALRKVSRKFILQ, from the coding sequence ATGCACCTCGATCAGCAGAACGAAACGTCCGTCACGGAATTCCTCCTCCTGGGCTTCGGGACTCTTCCTGATCTGCAAACCCTCCTTTTCCTGCTGTTTCTTGTGATCTACGTGGCAACCATGTCTGGGAACATCCTCattgtgctgctggtggtggccgACCctcaccttcacacccccatgtacttctttctGGGGAAATTGTCCTGCTTGGAGATATGCTACAGCTCCACTATCCTGCCCCAATTGCTGGTTGGGCTCCTGACGGGGGACAGGGCCATCTCGTTCAGTGGGTGCCTCACACAATTATATTTCTTTGGTTCTCTGGTTGCCACCGAATGCCTTCTCTTATCGGCGATGTCTTATGACCGGTATGTCGCAATATGCCACCCACTGCATTACACAACCCGcatgaggggcagggcctggctgcagctggcaggTGGCTCATGGCTAGGGGGCTTCCTAGGTAATGCCATAACAACATTATCAGTATCCCAGTTAAGTTTCTGCGACCACAACACTATTGACCATTTCTTTTGCGATCTGATCCCCCTGGTAAAACTCTCCTGCGATGACCCTCAGCTGATGGAAACGGTGGCTTCCATGCTGTGCTTGATTTTCCCACTGGTCCCGTTCCTGCTCACCGTGACGTCCTACATCTGCATCATCACCACCATCCTGAGGATCCCGTCCACGAGGGGGCGGCAAAAGGTGTTTTCCACCTGCTCTTCCCACCTCATCGTGGTGACTATTTACTATGGAACTCTCCTCATTGTCTACATGTTCCCAACCACCGACCTTCTGGGGAACTTCAAGAAAGTTCTGTCTGTTGCCTACACGGTCCTGACCCCCCTGGCCAATCCCCTCCTCTACAGCCTGAGAAACAAAGAGGTCAAGGAAGCCCTGAGGAAAGTTAGCAGGAAATTCATACTTCAATGA
- the LOC102450658 gene encoding olfactory receptor 4D2-like encodes MDQQNLTTTVTEFIFLGLTQNHQLKYFLFFFFFIIYMTTWLGNFTIIITVIADHRLHTPMYFLLANLAFMDVSDSSVNAPNLLSGLLSLRKTVSFNECILQMFFFHFIGGAMAFFLVGMAIDRYVAIYKPLRYLIIMNRDVCVGLVALAWVGGLAHSAVQMGLLLQFPFCGPNVLDNFYCDVPQVIKLACADTHVVELQLVFNGGALLIILFISLLISYTIILIKIRTHVTEGKHKALSTCGTQIIVVCILFVPSIFIYARPFKKYTLDKVASVFFTVIPQMLNPMIYTLRNAEMKKAIRRQMRRIQCSRQKRKA; translated from the coding sequence ATGGACCAGCAGAACCTCACCACCACGGTGACTGAATTTATTTTCCTGGGCCTCACCCAGAATCATCAGCTGAAGTATtttctcttcttctttttcttcatcaTCTACATGACCACCTGGCTGGGGAATTTCACCATCATCATCACCGTAATCGCTGACCACcggctccacacccccatgtacttcctATTGGCCAACTTGGCTTTCATGGATGTCAGTGACTCATCAGTCAATGCTCCCAACTTGCTGTCGGGTCTCCTCTCTCTGCGTAAAACCGTCTCCTTTAACGAGTGCATCCTCCAGATGTTCTTCTTCCACTTTATCGGGGGAGCAATGGCATTCTTCCTTGTGGGGATGGCCATCGATCGGTACGTGGCCATCTATAAGCCATTGAGATACTTGATTATCATGAACCGGGACGTGTGCGTGGGGCTAGTGGCACTGGCGTGGGTGGGTGGATTGGCTCACTCAGCTGTTCAGATGGGACTGCTCCTCCAGTTTCCGTTCTGTGGGCCAAATGTCCTGGACAATTTCTACTGTGACGTCCCCCAGGTGATCAAACTGGCCTGCGCGGACACCCACGTGGTTGAACTGCAGTTGGTTTTCAATGGCGGAGCGCTCCTCATAATACTGTTCATCAGTCTGTTAATTTCCTACACCATCATCTTAATCAAGATCAGGACACACGTCACGGAAGGGAAGCACAAGGCTCTGTCCACCTGTGGAACCCAGATTATCGTGGTGTGTATCCTATTTGTACCCAGCATCTTCATCTACGCTCGGCCCTTCAAAAAGTACACCCTGGACAAAGTGGCATCCGTCTTCTTCACGGTCATCCCCCAAATGCTGAACCCGATGATCTACACACTGAGAAATGCCGAGATGAAGAAGGCCATCAGACGGCAGATGAGGAGAATCCAGTGCTCACGGCAGAAACGAAAGGCATAA
- the LOC102450439 gene encoding olfactory receptor 14C36-like → MSNQTSVTEFLLLGLADVPEVQILCFTLFSVIYLVALMENLLIITAVACDHCLHKPMYFFLANLSTLDLGSISVTLPKSMANSLMQTRSISFAGCVAQVFFLIFFIGAIFFLLTIMAYDRYVAICRPLHYERVMSRRACVQMATGAWFGGSLNSALHTGNIFTLTFCRGNTVDQFFCEIPQLLKLTCSEAYLREAHVLILSACLGIICFVFIIGSYVQIFKVVLGIPSEQGRHKAFSTCLPHLMVVSLFACTCIFAYLKPTSNATSGLNLVVAVLYSTLPPVLNPVIYSMRNTEMKAALKRQAGRTFLTKN, encoded by the coding sequence atgtCCAACCAAACCAGCGTGACTGAGTTCCTTCTCCTGGGATTGGCTGACGTGCCTGAGGTGCAGATTTTATGCTTCACCCTGTTCTCAGTGATTTACCTGGTGGCCCTGATGGAGAATCTCCTCATCATCACAGCTGTAGCTTGCGACCATTGTCTTCACAagcccatgtacttcttcctggccAACCTGTCCACCCTAGACCTCGGCTCCATCTCCGTCACCCTCCCCAAATCCATGGCCAACTCCCTAATGCAAACTAGGTCAATTTCCTTCGCTGGATGTGTCGCCCAGGTTTTTTTTCTCATCTTCTTCATTGgagccatttttttccttctcaccatCATGGCCTACGACCGATACGTGGCCATCTGCCGACCGCTACACTATGAGCGAGTGATGAGCCGGAGAGCTTGCGTCCAAATGGCCACCGGGGCCTGGTTCGGAGGTAGCCTCAATTCGGCTCTGCACACCGGGAACATCTTCACGTTGACTTTCTGTAGAGGCAACACGGTGGATCAGTTCTTCTGTGAGATTCCCCAGCTTCTCAAGCTCACCTGCTCAGAGGCGTATCTCCGTGAAGCTCATGTTCTCATCCTTAGTGCCTGCTTAGGCATAATTTGCTTCGTTTTTATCATTGGGTCCTACGTGCAGATCTTCAAAGTGGTGCTGGGAATCCCCTCAGAGCAGGGtcggcacaaagccttctccacctgcctcccccacctcatgGTGGTCTCCTTGTTCGCTTGCACATGCATCTTTGCCTATCTGAAACCTACCTCTAATGCTACGTCGGGTCTCAATCTCGTGGTGGCCGTGCTTTATTCCACGTTGCCTCCAGTGCTGAATCCGGTCATCTACAGCATGAGGAATACGGAGATGAAAGCGGCCCTGAAGAGACAAGCTGGGCGGACGTTTCTCACCAAGAACTAA